The following nucleotide sequence is from Bremerella alba.
GCTCGATCTTCTCCGGTGCGGACTCCGGGCAGAAACGGTCGAAGTAGCACAGCACCGCAGGAATAATCCCGGCCGCTCCGTTGGTTGGCGCGGTCACCACTCGACCGCCAGCGGCGTTTTCTTCGTTGACGGCAATCGCGTAGAGGTCGACCCAGTCGAGAATATTGAGCGGATCGCGCAGGTTCTCTTCCGGTCGGGTGGAAAGTGTTTGGTAAAGACTCGGCGCCCGACGACGCACGTTCAGTCCGCCGGGTAAAATCCCTTCGTTTCGGCATCCTCGGTCAACGCAGGCCTGCATCACTGCCCAGATTTTTTGAATTCCTTCGCGAATATCGGTCTCAGAACGAAATGCCTTTTCGTTTTCCAAGGCAATCTGGCTGACTGTACAGCCCTGCTCCTCTGCCATTTTCAGAAGTTCCGCGGCCGAAGTGAATGGGAATGGCACTGCTGACATCGGGCATGCAATCCCTTTCCCCTCATCCCCTTCCTTCACGACAAATCCACCACCAATGGAATAGTAAGTCTCGGAAGCCAACGGCTCCTCACTTTCACGCGAGGCAAACGCGCGAAAACGAAGGGCATTGGGGTGACCTTCCAGGAAGGTCTTTCGCTGAAAGAGCAGGTCTTTCTTTTCATCGAACGGAATCGTTCGCCTGCCAGCCAAGTTCAGCTCTTTTTCGCTGCGAATCTGTTCTAATTTACTAGCGACGGTTTCAGGATCAATCTGATCAGGGACTTCTCCCTGTAACCCCATTAAAATGGCAATATCGGTGGCGTGCCCAATTCCGGTGAGCGCCAAAGAGCCATACAAATCGATCTCAACTCGCCCTACTGTTTCTAACAAGCCGCTACTGGCCAGGGCAGCCAGAAACATCTCGGCCGCGCGCATCGGACCAACACTATGTGAACTAGAGGGACCGATTCCGATTTTGAACAAATCGAAAACCCCAACAAATGCTTGTTGCTCGTTGTTTTGCAGTGAATTATCGACCTGTTCAGGCTTCGTTGTCACACAGTATTCCTACAGAAAGCGAATGGGGCGCCACTAGGAATTGTTGACTATCGCGCAATCCTCGTGAAGGGCGTTTCTTCCAAATAATCAATTCTTCGTCAGAGAAAAACGCGGAAGCGAGCGAATTCGACTTGGCAAACCACTGCTAGGCCAAGATGTCGTTCACGACGTGACCATGTACGTCGGTCAGACGAAAGTAGCGACCTTGGAAACGATAGGTCAGCTTTTCGTGATCGATCCCCAACAGATGCAGCATCGTGGCATGAAGATCGTGCACATGCATGGGGTTCTCGACGACGTTATAGCACACGTCGTCTGTTTTCCCGTAGGTGAACCCGCGTTTGATACCAGCCCCGGTCATCCACAGCGAAAAACAGCGGGG
It contains:
- a CDS encoding L-serine ammonia-lyase, with protein sequence MTTKPEQVDNSLQNNEQQAFVGVFDLFKIGIGPSSSHSVGPMRAAEMFLAALASSGLLETVGRVEIDLYGSLALTGIGHATDIAILMGLQGEVPDQIDPETVASKLEQIRSEKELNLAGRRTIPFDEKKDLLFQRKTFLEGHPNALRFRAFASRESEEPLASETYYSIGGGFVVKEGDEGKGIACPMSAVPFPFTSAAELLKMAEEQGCTVSQIALENEKAFRSETDIREGIQKIWAVMQACVDRGCRNEGILPGGLNVRRRAPSLYQTLSTRPEENLRDPLNILDWVDLYAIAVNEENAAGGRVVTAPTNGAAGIIPAVLCYFDRFCPESAPEKIEQFLLTAAAIGALYKKNASISGAEVGCQGEVGVACSMAAGALTEVRGGSPRQVEEAAEIGMEHNLGLTCDPIKGLVQVPCIERNAMGAVKAINACRLALRGDGSHFVSLDRVIRVMKRTGADMSSRYKETSRGGLAVNISEC